The following coding sequences are from one Streptococcus mitis window:
- a CDS encoding M24 family metallopeptidase, translating to MNKRVQAFLAKMQEKELDGIIINNLKNVYYLTGFWGSNGTVFISRDRQVLVTDSRYIIAAKQETSGFEIVADRDELAVIAGIVKDMGLSRIGFEDEISVSYYHRMQVAFEGIDLLPQTQFVEGLRMIKDEAEIAAIRKACSISDQAFRDALDFIKPGKTEIEIANFLDFRMRELGASGLSFDTILASGINSSKPHAHPMHKPVELGEAVTMDFGCLYDHYVSDMTRTIYLGHVSDEQAEIYNTVLKANQALIDQAKAGLGFRDFDKIPRDIIIEAGYGDYFTHGIGHGIGLDIHEEPYFSQTSTETIKAGMALTDEPGIYIEGKYGVRIEDDILITETGCELLTLAPKELIVI from the coding sequence ATGAATAAACGTGTACAAGCATTTCTAGCTAAAATGCAAGAAAAAGAACTAGATGGCATTATCATCAACAACCTTAAAAACGTCTATTATTTGACTGGTTTTTGGGGCTCAAACGGAACAGTCTTCATCAGCCGTGACCGTCAGGTCTTGGTGACAGACTCTCGCTATATCATTGCAGCTAAGCAAGAAACCAGTGGGTTTGAGATTGTGGCTGATCGTGATGAATTGGCTGTCATTGCAGGCATTGTTAAGGATATGGGCTTGTCTCGAATCGGTTTTGAGGATGAGATTTCAGTATCTTATTACCACCGTATGCAGGTAGCCTTTGAAGGAATTGACTTGCTTCCACAAACTCAGTTTGTTGAAGGTCTTCGAATGATTAAGGATGAGGCAGAGATTGCAGCGATTCGCAAGGCTTGTTCTATCTCAGACCAAGCTTTCCGCGATGCGCTTGACTTTATTAAGCCAGGAAAAACTGAAATTGAAATTGCCAACTTCCTTGACTTCCGTATGCGTGAGTTGGGAGCATCTGGCTTATCTTTTGACACTATTCTAGCTAGTGGTATCAACTCTTCCAAACCTCATGCTCATCCTATGCACAAACCAGTGGAACTAGGAGAAGCCGTTACTATGGACTTCGGTTGCCTTTATGACCACTATGTCAGTGATATGACCCGGACTATCTACTTGGGACACGTCAGTGATGAGCAGGCAGAGATTTACAATACGGTTCTCAAAGCCAACCAAGCCTTGATTGACCAAGCTAAGGCTGGCTTAGGTTTCCGTGACTTTGACAAAATTCCTCGTGATATTATCATTGAAGCAGGCTATGGCGACTACTTTACCCACGGTATCGGACACGGTATTGGGCTGGATATTCATGAAGAGCCTTACTTTAGCCAAACTTCTACAGAAACTATTAAGGCAGGTATGGCCTTGACCGATGAACCAGGTATCTACATCGAAGGCAAATATGGCGTTCGTATTGAGGATGATATCCTGATTACAGAGACAGGTTGTGAATTGTTGACCCTAGCTCCAAAAGAGTTGATAGTTATCTAA